A single window of Ferrimonas balearica DSM 9799 DNA harbors:
- a CDS encoding YbaB/EbfC family nucleoid-associated protein, producing MFGKGGMGNLMKQAQKMQERMQQVQEEIAVMEVTGEAGAGMVKITMNGAHNVRRVEIDESLMEDDKEMLEDLIAAAINDAARRVEEGQKAKMAEVTGGMQLPPGMKLPF from the coding sequence ATGTTTGGTAAAGGCGGTATGGGTAACCTGATGAAGCAGGCGCAGAAAATGCAAGAGCGCATGCAGCAGGTACAAGAAGAGATCGCTGTCATGGAAGTGACCGGCGAAGCCGGTGCCGGCATGGTAAAAATCACCATGAACGGTGCCCACAACGTCCGTCGCGTAGAGATTGACGAAAGCCTGATGGAAGACGACAAAGAGATGCTGGAAGATCTCATCGCCGCTGCCATCAACGACGCCGCCCGTCGCGTGGAAGAGGGTCAAAAGGCCAAGATGGCCGAAGTGACTGGTGGCATGCAGCTGCCGCCGGGCATGAAGCTGCCCTTCTGA
- the recR gene encoding recombination mediator RecR, whose product MKFSPRVDELIKALQCLPGVGPRSAQRMTFQLLERDRVAGTRLGEALSRAMSDVGHCQDCRTFTEQTRCPICDNPRRAEKGQLCVVESPADLLAIESSGQYDGRYFVLMGHLSPLDGIGPDDIGLDVLDRMLAEGPWQEIILATNPTVEGDATAQYIADMARQREIRVSRIAHGVPVGGELGYVDGTTLALSFSGRRDI is encoded by the coding sequence ATGAAGTTCAGCCCCCGGGTCGATGAACTGATCAAGGCCCTGCAGTGCCTGCCTGGGGTGGGGCCTCGCTCTGCCCAGCGCATGACGTTCCAACTGCTGGAGCGGGACCGCGTGGCGGGCACCCGACTGGGCGAAGCGCTCAGCCGTGCCATGAGCGACGTCGGCCACTGCCAGGACTGCCGGACCTTCACCGAGCAGACCCGCTGCCCCATCTGTGACAACCCGCGCCGGGCCGAAAAGGGCCAGTTGTGCGTGGTGGAGTCACCGGCAGACCTGCTGGCGATCGAGTCCTCCGGTCAGTACGACGGTCGTTACTTTGTGCTGATGGGCCACCTGTCGCCGCTGGACGGCATTGGCCCGGACGACATCGGTCTGGACGTGCTTGACCGGATGCTGGCGGAAGGTCCCTGGCAGGAGATCATCCTGGCCACCAACCCGACGGTGGAAGGGGATGCGACCGCACAATACATCGCCGATATGGCCAGACAGCGTGAGATCCGGGTCAGCCGGATTGCACACGGTGTGCCGGTGGGCGGTGAACTGGGTTACGTGGATGGCACCACTCTGGCGCTCTCCTTCAGCGGCAGACGCGATATCTAA
- the dusC gene encoding tRNA dihydrouridine(16) synthase DusC, whose translation MRVILAPMEGVLDHRMRQLLSELNPYDLCVTEFIRVIEQPIPDKVFYRLAPELENGGKTRNGTPVRVQLLGQDPDWLAYNAERAIALGSPGVDINFGCPAKTVNKSKGGAVLLKEPETLYRIVSAMRQAVPADQVLSAKIRLGWECTSQTMEIAQAIESAGANELAIHGRTKADGYRADAINWGAIAPVAKALSIPVIANGEINGFSDGQRCQAESGCQDLMIGRGALCRPNLGAMVKENAELLSWDAIREVLNEYVTLEVYGDKQRYFPNRIKQWFGYLRQAYPQANELFRELRQLQRSDEIIALLNQH comes from the coding sequence ATGAGAGTGATTCTGGCGCCGATGGAAGGCGTGTTAGACCATCGGATGCGACAGCTGCTGAGTGAGCTCAACCCCTATGACCTGTGCGTCACCGAGTTTATCCGGGTGATCGAGCAGCCGATCCCGGACAAGGTGTTCTACCGGCTGGCGCCGGAGCTGGAGAATGGCGGCAAGACCCGTAATGGCACCCCGGTTCGGGTCCAGCTGCTGGGCCAAGATCCGGACTGGCTGGCTTACAATGCCGAGCGGGCCATCGCGCTGGGCAGCCCGGGTGTCGACATCAACTTTGGTTGCCCGGCCAAGACCGTCAATAAATCCAAAGGGGGCGCGGTACTGCTGAAGGAGCCGGAAACCCTCTATCGCATCGTTTCCGCCATGCGCCAGGCGGTACCGGCGGATCAGGTGCTGAGCGCTAAGATCCGACTGGGCTGGGAATGCACCAGCCAGACCATGGAGATCGCCCAGGCCATCGAGTCCGCGGGGGCCAACGAACTGGCCATCCATGGCCGCACCAAGGCCGACGGCTATCGGGCCGATGCCATCAACTGGGGCGCCATTGCACCGGTGGCGAAAGCCCTCTCCATTCCGGTGATCGCCAATGGTGAGATCAATGGCTTTAGCGATGGCCAGCGCTGTCAGGCGGAATCCGGTTGTCAGGACCTGATGATTGGCCGTGGGGCACTGTGTCGCCCGAACCTGGGTGCCATGGTAAAGGAGAACGCTGAACTGCTGAGCTGGGACGCCATCCGAGAAGTGCTGAATGAGTACGTCACCCTGGAGGTGTACGGCGATAAACAGCGCTACTTCCCCAACCGCATCAAGCAGTGGTTCGGTTACCTGCGCCAGGCCTATCCCCAGGCCAACGAGCTGTTCCGTGAACTGCGCCAACTGCAGCGCAGCGATGAGATCATCGCCCTGCTCAACCAGCACTAA
- a CDS encoding DNA-binding domain-containing protein: MSDFTQVQQAFIDYIRSPQAGTPPPGTDARHMAVYRELFFNNVSGFVSNAYPVLKSLHSEARWTERLRHFFAEYDCHSPLFVDIARSFLDYLEAQPEPEWPFETELAQYEYLELWVDTQPQVTDQPRLEQLDNDTALVRYRASALGTYDYPVHRISAEQDWPEPQPTFLVIFREGEAEVRFSQINPMTMQLLLIIDDQPGITLSALEQALAALLPQLDPAVLRSGIETVLMQLAERGIVRQYKK, from the coding sequence ATGAGTGACTTTACTCAGGTGCAGCAGGCGTTTATCGACTACATTCGCTCGCCCCAGGCCGGTACGCCACCGCCGGGCACCGACGCCCGTCACATGGCGGTATACCGGGAGCTGTTCTTCAACAACGTGAGCGGCTTTGTCAGCAACGCCTACCCGGTGCTGAAAAGCCTGCACAGCGAGGCGCGCTGGACCGAACGCCTGCGCCACTTTTTTGCCGAGTACGATTGCCACAGCCCGCTGTTCGTCGACATCGCCCGCAGCTTTCTGGATTACCTTGAAGCTCAGCCAGAGCCGGAATGGCCGTTTGAGACTGAGCTGGCTCAGTACGAGTATCTGGAGCTGTGGGTGGATACCCAACCTCAGGTGACCGACCAACCCCGGCTTGAACAGCTCGACAACGACACCGCACTGGTGCGTTACCGGGCCAGTGCGCTGGGCACCTACGATTACCCGGTGCACCGCATCTCTGCGGAGCAGGACTGGCCCGAACCACAGCCCACCTTTCTGGTGATCTTCCGGGAGGGGGAAGCGGAGGTCCGTTTCAGCCAAATCAACCCGATGACCATGCAGTTGCTGCTGATCATCGATGATCAGCCGGGTATCACTTTGTCGGCGTTGGAGCAGGCCCTGGCAGCGCTGTTGCCACAACTCGACCCCGCCGTGTTGCGCTCCGGGATTGAAACGGTATTGATGCAGTTGGCCGAGCGGGGAATTGTGCGCCAGTACAAAAAATAA
- a CDS encoding META domain-containing protein, giving the protein MKPIALASVALVLAGCAATEKGPSPYEGQWLIGRVNGEALMVGPQQAKPTLTVQEERMNTSFGCNQINGTWPEAGEAFGPQMSTRMGCPAPIAEMEQSYNQAMAGANNYRIEHGRLQILAGDTVVVEAYRDVPTSQLAALNGTWSLDKMSGVDSIQGLYDGRPPYLALDMNDGRANGNSGCNQFFASVTPAGDALWLQQAGMTLVACPDNLARQEQVMMQHFADADRTVEQDGKLQWWKGDTLLLEFSRQAQ; this is encoded by the coding sequence ATGAAACCCATTGCTCTGGCTTCCGTGGCTCTGGTGCTGGCCGGTTGTGCTGCCACTGAAAAAGGTCCCTCCCCGTACGAGGGGCAGTGGTTGATTGGCCGTGTGAATGGCGAAGCGCTGATGGTAGGCCCACAGCAGGCCAAGCCGACCCTGACGGTTCAGGAAGAGCGGATGAACACCAGCTTCGGCTGTAACCAGATCAACGGCACCTGGCCGGAAGCGGGCGAAGCCTTTGGCCCGCAGATGAGCACCCGTATGGGTTGCCCCGCGCCTATCGCTGAGATGGAGCAGAGCTACAACCAAGCGATGGCCGGTGCCAACAACTACCGCATTGAGCACGGCCGCCTGCAAATTCTGGCCGGTGACACCGTGGTGGTGGAAGCCTACCGCGACGTACCCACCAGCCAACTGGCGGCTTTGAACGGCACCTGGTCGCTGGACAAGATGTCCGGCGTCGACAGCATTCAGGGCCTGTATGACGGTCGTCCGCCTTACCTGGCGCTGGATATGAACGACGGCCGGGCCAACGGCAACAGCGGCTGCAACCAGTTCTTCGCCTCTGTGACCCCGGCCGGCGATGCCCTGTGGCTGCAACAGGCGGGCATGACCCTGGTGGCCTGTCCGGACAATCTGGCGCGTCAGGAGCAGGTGATGATGCAGCACTTTGCCGACGCTGACCGCACCGTAGAGCAGGATGGCAAGCTGCAGTGGTGGAAGGGGGATACCCTGCTGCTGGAGTTCAGCCGTCAGGCTCAGTAA
- the dnaX gene encoding DNA polymerase III subunit gamma/tau translates to MSYQVLARKWRPASFDQVVGQEHVLKALTHALEQNRLHHAYLFTGTRGVGKTSIARLLAKGLNCETGITATPCGQCSHCREISEGRFVDLLEIDAASRTKVDDTREILDNVQYQPVRGRFKVYLIDEVHMLSRHSFNALLKTLEEPPPHVKFLLATTDPQKLPVTVLSRCLQFNLKSVPLARISAHLAKVLEADQVPFEPAALELLAKAADGSVRDGMSLTDQAIAHGGGQLALASVQAMLGTLDSGYALRLVQGLAQGQPDALMTVLDEVEAFAPDHDDLLKQMAALLHQVALCQFNLRAADLGEQGNEVLALAQTLDREQVQLWYQMLTQGRQDLALAPDPRSGFEMVLLRALAFAPLNPAPPMAARQPQAGAVSVAPVTQPTPSTQPAVATPPKAEAVAQPEPVTPAPQATAEPADDAAEPAAGQNDAEPEPAEAALQAEQDAILQQAQAAQSAPAQPGNAEAADEGAMAAEQAMILQQADAQRGGPEDYSQSDDDDDSAAMMDSYAAFAAQAEATTQVEHLPSAPQTGSVQPLAAGAGEGIQSLLDMALANHRSLQARLEAAQEGEPDPKLQTVSPAGTESKSDAARPTLMPASRPAPTVKPVEPEAQADTDSTCAPVEAVEDNDPPPWRMDDTGPIPVAELTTVAQAEPKVDKPVTVKPEAEPEPTAAVSTPAPSVPTPVGAEVLAPSVKRAVAANEVDAFWYQTMAQLGIGARPRQLAINSVLERDGNRVRLHLRSEQRHLNSASVIAPLQQSMEQAWGESIELEIVEAEVAGRETPLEIRRRLHQERLVQARQDLLQDPVVQWLQSEFEARLIEESVSYQNPG, encoded by the coding sequence ATGTCATATCAGGTACTGGCGCGAAAATGGCGCCCGGCCAGTTTTGATCAAGTGGTTGGCCAGGAGCATGTGCTCAAGGCGCTGACCCACGCGCTGGAGCAGAACCGTCTGCACCATGCCTACCTGTTTACCGGCACACGTGGGGTGGGCAAAACCTCCATCGCCCGCCTGCTGGCCAAGGGACTGAACTGCGAAACCGGCATCACTGCAACCCCCTGCGGCCAATGCAGCCACTGTCGGGAGATCAGCGAAGGGCGCTTTGTTGACCTGCTGGAGATCGATGCGGCGTCCCGCACCAAGGTGGACGACACCCGGGAAATTCTTGATAACGTGCAGTATCAGCCGGTGCGTGGACGCTTCAAGGTCTATCTGATCGACGAAGTTCACATGCTGTCCCGGCACAGCTTCAACGCGTTGCTGAAAACGCTGGAAGAGCCGCCGCCGCACGTCAAATTCCTGCTCGCCACCACCGACCCGCAGAAACTGCCGGTCACGGTGTTGTCCCGTTGCCTCCAGTTCAACCTGAAAAGCGTGCCGCTGGCGCGCATCAGCGCGCACTTGGCCAAGGTGCTGGAAGCGGATCAGGTGCCGTTTGAACCGGCCGCGCTGGAACTGCTGGCCAAGGCCGCTGACGGCAGTGTCCGTGATGGCATGAGCCTGACCGACCAGGCCATCGCCCACGGTGGCGGCCAACTCGCGCTGGCTTCGGTGCAGGCGATGCTGGGCACCCTCGACAGTGGCTATGCCCTGCGTTTGGTGCAGGGGCTGGCTCAGGGTCAGCCCGATGCGCTGATGACGGTGCTGGACGAAGTGGAAGCGTTTGCCCCGGACCACGATGACCTGCTGAAACAGATGGCGGCGCTGCTGCATCAGGTGGCCTTGTGCCAGTTCAACCTGCGCGCGGCGGACCTCGGTGAGCAGGGCAATGAGGTGCTGGCGCTGGCGCAAACTCTGGACAGAGAGCAGGTCCAGCTGTGGTACCAGATGCTGACTCAGGGCCGACAGGACCTGGCGCTGGCGCCGGATCCCCGCAGCGGCTTCGAAATGGTGCTACTGCGTGCGCTGGCCTTTGCCCCGCTGAACCCGGCACCGCCGATGGCAGCGCGCCAGCCCCAGGCCGGAGCGGTTAGCGTGGCGCCAGTCACTCAACCGACGCCTTCCACTCAACCGGCGGTGGCGACGCCGCCGAAAGCGGAAGCGGTGGCCCAACCGGAGCCGGTGACTCCGGCACCACAGGCGACCGCTGAGCCCGCGGATGACGCGGCAGAGCCAGCGGCCGGGCAGAACGATGCCGAGCCTGAGCCGGCCGAAGCGGCCCTTCAGGCCGAGCAGGACGCTATCCTGCAGCAGGCCCAAGCCGCACAGAGTGCGCCGGCTCAGCCCGGTAACGCTGAGGCGGCCGACGAGGGGGCCATGGCGGCCGAGCAGGCGATGATCCTTCAACAGGCGGACGCGCAGCGTGGCGGCCCGGAGGATTACTCCCAGTCCGATGACGACGATGACAGCGCCGCCATGATGGACTCCTACGCTGCTTTTGCGGCTCAGGCGGAAGCCACCACCCAGGTTGAGCATCTGCCCAGCGCGCCTCAAACCGGTTCTGTTCAACCGTTGGCGGCGGGTGCAGGGGAGGGGATTCAGAGCCTGCTGGATATGGCCCTGGCCAACCACCGCAGTCTGCAGGCGAGGCTGGAGGCAGCCCAGGAGGGTGAGCCCGACCCAAAGCTGCAGACGGTGTCCCCGGCGGGCACCGAGAGCAAGAGTGACGCGGCCCGCCCGACATTAATGCCCGCCTCCCGGCCAGCGCCGACCGTCAAACCGGTGGAGCCGGAAGCGCAAGCTGACACCGACAGCACCTGTGCGCCGGTGGAGGCTGTTGAGGACAATGATCCACCGCCGTGGCGGATGGATGACACCGGGCCGATCCCGGTGGCCGAGTTGACGACGGTGGCGCAAGCTGAACCGAAAGTCGACAAACCGGTTACGGTGAAGCCCGAGGCTGAACCCGAGCCGACAGCGGCGGTCTCAACCCCTGCACCCAGCGTGCCGACGCCGGTTGGTGCCGAAGTGCTGGCCCCCAGCGTTAAGCGTGCCGTGGCGGCCAATGAGGTGGACGCGTTCTGGTATCAGACCATGGCACAGTTGGGCATCGGCGCCCGTCCGCGCCAGCTGGCCATCAACTCGGTGCTGGAGCGCGACGGTAATCGGGTGCGCCTGCACCTGCGCAGTGAACAGCGCCACCTCAACAGCGCCTCGGTGATTGCGCCACTGCAGCAGAGCATGGAGCAAGCCTGGGGGGAATCCATCGAGCTTGAGATTGTCGAAGCAGAGGTGGCCGGTCGTGAGACGCCGCTGGAGATCCGGCGTCGTCTGCACCAGGAGCGTCTGGTTCAGGCCAGGCAAGATTTGCTGCAAGACCCGGTTGTGCAGTGGCTACAATCGGAGTTTGAAGCCCGACTGATTGAAGAGTCGGTCAGTTATCAAAACCCGGGCTAA
- the apt gene encoding adenine phosphoribosyltransferase yields MNQASLALIKDSIKAIPDYPKPGILFRDVTSLLEDAEAFRLCIDVLAEHYQDKGFTKVVGTEARGFLFGAPLAHQLGLGFVPVRKPGKLPRETIAESYELEYGQDTLEIHTDAIVEGDKVLVIDDLLATGGTIDATVKLIRRLGGEATDAAFVINLPDLGGEARLKALGLNVLTLCEFEGE; encoded by the coding sequence ATGAACCAAGCATCACTGGCGCTGATCAAAGACAGCATCAAAGCCATTCCGGATTATCCCAAGCCGGGCATCCTGTTCCGCGACGTGACCTCGCTGCTTGAGGACGCCGAAGCGTTCCGTCTGTGCATCGATGTCCTGGCGGAGCACTACCAGGACAAGGGTTTCACCAAAGTGGTGGGCACCGAAGCCCGTGGTTTCCTGTTTGGCGCACCGCTGGCCCATCAGCTGGGGCTGGGCTTTGTACCGGTACGTAAGCCGGGCAAACTGCCGCGCGAAACCATCGCGGAGTCCTATGAGCTGGAATACGGCCAGGACACCCTGGAGATCCACACCGACGCCATCGTTGAAGGTGACAAGGTGCTGGTGATTGATGATCTGCTGGCCACCGGTGGCACCATCGATGCCACCGTTAAGTTGATCCGCCGACTGGGTGGCGAAGCGACCGATGCCGCGTTTGTCATCAACCTGCCGGACCTGGGCGGTGAAGCCCGTCTGAAGGCGCTGGGCCTGAATGTCCTGACGCTGTGTGAGTTTGAAGGCGAATAA
- a CDS encoding TonB-dependent receptor has product MAMESSVSKAVRQGLLATTLGSIALVGTNVAVAEEANDDVERIAVTGSRIKQVDIETSSPVTVITAADIQLSGEATVADVLNNSSVNSFGSWRGMSGYGSGGAASSNVNMRGLGSNYTLVLLDGRRMPGTSSSSGAAADTSRIPMAIVDRIEILRDGASAVYGSDAVAGVINIITKKDYEGLNFTYDTEQPDVEGGELDRFTVTTGYTSDKGNITLTYEYYDSKAVYDRDIWKLNDPTYGDYSSFSSVPNGYYNTGEQNEDGKDIYAFYSNSDLCSQTDNVLDGTDGANDGRCFYSYGAVTKLFGDKTQNSILSNFNYEITDDIQFRGRASAAQSKTDSRYAGTPVSTNYPVMSADNQYNPVGEDMTLYMRSVQIGERDTRTEVNTIDFLGGFLGYVDIGNGLDWEVNAQHSVSTTNAFNYNLINDDIVQNLVDSGDYDIFNTSGMEYAAWDAMMADFYGQAAHTGLYQAEFTSTQIDGLVSTTLFDNGSFSLAGVVGAEYEMIEFIQKSDPQSASGKVSGGSGGDDVDADRDRTSVYMELQAALPFNLDINAALRYDEYDQSGDVGSRAASGKFDKVNPMVGLAWRPWEPLLLRASWGQSFRAPNMGEMFSTQALSFEDALDTKWCDANPGVDDNYCRPQQQHKTWIGGNPDLQPEEGESLTAGFVWNITDALAVEASYYDITLDNRIASQSVSRILKDEIDNGGSDLVVRDADGKIDVIYSFDQNMASLETSGFDFKASYALETGFGDFGLSGEMSYVNEFVSTTEPGAAGFDYAGLQGYPELKGNVNLNWAYNGFGAAWATYYTGPQDSGNEEYGVDYYADIPSYVKHNVQVSYAHNWNGKVTLGLNNVFDKEAPSQYDGFVGWRDVDTSLYDVLGRTVFFKIEQSF; this is encoded by the coding sequence ATGGCTATGGAATCTTCTGTATCCAAGGCAGTTCGCCAGGGATTGCTCGCCACCACTCTGGGCTCCATTGCCCTGGTTGGTACTAATGTTGCCGTTGCTGAAGAAGCCAACGACGATGTAGAACGCATTGCGGTTACGGGCTCCCGTATTAAGCAAGTTGATATCGAGACCTCTTCCCCGGTTACCGTTATCACTGCTGCTGACATTCAGCTGTCCGGTGAAGCCACCGTTGCTGATGTACTGAACAACAGCTCCGTAAACAGCTTCGGTTCCTGGCGCGGCATGTCCGGCTACGGTTCCGGCGGCGCGGCGTCCAGCAACGTGAACATGCGTGGTCTGGGCTCCAACTACACCCTGGTTCTGCTGGACGGCCGTCGTATGCCGGGCACCAGCTCCAGCTCCGGTGCCGCTGCGGATACTTCCCGTATCCCCATGGCCATCGTTGACCGCATTGAAATCCTGCGTGATGGCGCTTCCGCGGTATACGGCTCTGACGCCGTTGCCGGTGTAATCAACATCATCACCAAGAAAGACTACGAAGGTCTGAACTTTACCTACGACACTGAGCAGCCGGATGTGGAAGGTGGTGAGCTGGATCGCTTCACCGTAACCACCGGTTACACCAGCGACAAGGGTAACATCACCCTGACCTACGAGTACTACGACAGCAAAGCCGTATACGACCGTGACATCTGGAAGCTGAACGATCCGACCTACGGTGACTACTCCTCTTTCAGCTCCGTACCGAACGGTTACTACAACACCGGTGAGCAGAACGAAGATGGCAAAGACATCTACGCCTTCTACAGCAACTCTGACCTGTGTTCCCAGACCGACAACGTGCTGGACGGCACCGATGGCGCTAACGATGGTCGTTGTTTCTACAGCTACGGTGCGGTAACCAAGCTGTTTGGCGACAAGACCCAGAACTCCATCCTGTCCAACTTCAACTACGAGATCACTGACGACATCCAGTTCCGTGGCCGCGCCAGCGCTGCCCAGAGCAAGACTGACTCTCGTTACGCCGGTACTCCGGTTTCCACCAACTACCCGGTAATGTCCGCCGACAACCAGTACAACCCGGTTGGCGAAGACATGACTCTGTACATGCGTTCAGTACAGATCGGTGAGCGTGACACCCGTACCGAAGTGAACACCATCGACTTCCTGGGCGGTTTCCTGGGTTACGTTGATATCGGTAACGGCCTGGATTGGGAAGTCAACGCCCAGCACAGCGTTTCCACCACCAACGCGTTCAACTACAACCTGATCAACGACGACATCGTCCAGAACCTGGTTGATTCCGGCGACTACGACATCTTCAACACCAGCGGCATGGAATACGCTGCCTGGGATGCGATGATGGCGGACTTCTACGGTCAGGCTGCACACACCGGTCTGTACCAGGCGGAGTTCACCTCCACCCAGATCGACGGTCTGGTCTCCACCACTCTGTTCGACAACGGCAGCTTCTCTCTGGCCGGTGTGGTTGGTGCTGAGTACGAGATGATTGAGTTCATCCAGAAGTCTGACCCGCAGTCCGCTTCCGGTAAGGTTTCCGGCGGTTCTGGTGGTGACGACGTTGACGCCGACCGTGACCGTACCTCCGTATACATGGAGCTGCAGGCCGCTCTGCCGTTCAACCTCGACATCAACGCGGCTCTCCGTTACGACGAGTACGACCAGTCCGGTGACGTAGGCAGCCGTGCTGCCAGCGGTAAGTTCGACAAGGTGAACCCGATGGTGGGTCTGGCCTGGCGCCCCTGGGAGCCGCTCCTGCTGCGTGCCAGCTGGGGTCAGTCCTTCCGTGCTCCGAACATGGGCGAGATGTTCTCCACCCAGGCTCTGAGCTTCGAAGACGCGCTGGACACCAAGTGGTGTGACGCCAACCCGGGTGTGGATGACAACTACTGCCGTCCGCAGCAGCAGCACAAGACCTGGATCGGTGGTAACCCGGACCTGCAGCCGGAAGAGGGTGAGTCCCTGACCGCTGGTTTCGTTTGGAACATCACCGATGCCCTGGCCGTGGAAGCGTCCTACTACGACATCACCCTGGACAACCGTATCGCTTCTCAGAGCGTGTCTCGCATCCTGAAGGATGAGATCGACAACGGCGGTTCCGACCTGGTGGTTCGTGATGCCGACGGTAAGATCGACGTTATCTACAGCTTCGACCAGAACATGGCCAGCCTGGAAACCTCCGGTTTCGACTTCAAGGCTTCCTACGCTCTGGAAACCGGTTTCGGTGACTTCGGTCTGAGCGGTGAGATGTCCTACGTGAACGAGTTCGTCTCCACCACTGAGCCGGGCGCTGCTGGTTTCGACTACGCTGGCCTGCAGGGTTACCCGGAGCTGAAGGGTAACGTTAACCTGAACTGGGCTTACAACGGCTTCGGTGCCGCCTGGGCCACCTACTACACCGGTCCTCAGGATTCTGGTAACGAAGAGTACGGTGTGGACTACTACGCGGACATCCCGAGCTACGTGAAGCACAACGTACAGGTATCCTACGCCCACAACTGGAACGGCAAAGTGACCCTGGGTCTGAACAACGTGTTCGACAAGGAAGCGCCGAGCCAGTACGACGGTTTCGTAGGCTGGCGTGACGTTGACACCTCGCTGTACGACGTACTGGGCCGCACTGTCTTCTTCAAGATTGAGCAGTCCTTCTAA
- a CDS encoding DUF692 domain-containing protein encodes MGSVSGVGLGLRREMVNDFCTEGVPDGIDFLEVAPENWMRVNPRLARQFRELTERHPFVCHGLSLSIGAPAPLDLDFVRQLKAFLDTHQIEVYSEHLSYCSGNAHLYDLMPIPFTEEAVAHVAERVRVVQSILERPLVLENVSYYAAPGARMDELTFINAVLQQADCELLLDVNNIYVNSVNHRYDARTFLAGLPTDRIRYLHLAGHYQEAPDLIVDTHGAAVVDPVWQLLEEAYAIHGVHPTLLERDFNLPPMAELMTELEGIAAHQLAAAERRASA; translated from the coding sequence ATGGGGTCTGTAAGTGGAGTTGGCCTGGGTCTGCGCCGTGAGATGGTCAACGATTTCTGCACCGAGGGGGTGCCCGATGGCATCGACTTCCTCGAAGTGGCACCGGAAAACTGGATGCGGGTGAACCCCAGGCTGGCCCGTCAGTTTCGGGAACTGACCGAGCGCCACCCCTTTGTCTGCCATGGTCTCTCCCTGTCGATCGGCGCGCCTGCCCCGCTGGACCTCGACTTTGTGCGTCAGCTGAAAGCGTTTCTCGATACCCACCAGATTGAGGTGTACTCCGAACACCTTTCCTATTGCTCCGGCAATGCTCACCTGTATGACCTGATGCCCATTCCGTTTACCGAAGAGGCGGTGGCGCACGTGGCTGAGCGGGTGAGGGTGGTGCAATCCATTCTCGAGCGTCCGTTGGTACTGGAGAACGTTTCCTATTATGCCGCACCCGGCGCCCGGATGGATGAGCTGACCTTTATCAATGCGGTATTGCAGCAAGCCGACTGCGAACTGCTGCTGGATGTGAACAACATCTACGTGAACAGCGTGAACCACCGCTACGACGCCCGTACCTTCCTGGCCGGATTGCCCACTGACCGAATTCGCTATCTGCACCTGGCCGGACATTACCAGGAGGCGCCCGACCTGATTGTGGATACCCACGGTGCTGCGGTGGTGGATCCGGTCTGGCAATTGCTGGAGGAGGCTTATGCCATTCATGGTGTGCATCCCACCCTGCTGGAACGCGACTTTAACCTGCCTCCCATGGCGGAACTGATGACCGAGCTGGAGGGGATTGCCGCTCACCAGCTGGCGGCCGCCGAACGGAGGGCATCGGCATGA